GGTCTGGGACGTCCTCACCGCAGCATAGCCCGGTCCGGGGGCGCGGCTCTCACAGGTTGAACGGCTAATCTGCGCCACCGACGGGACCGGACTGACCCGAAGTGAGGCGTTTTGACAGGCAACGGCATCAGCCGCCGTGCCCTGGGCGGGGCCGTGGGCGCCGCGGGGCTCGGTCTCGGCGTGGCGGCGGTGGCCGCGTACGGCGGCGAGAAGAAGCCGGCCCCGGCGAACGAGAAGCCCTTCTCCGCCAAGCCCGCGGCCGTCACGGACCGCCCCAACATCCTGATGATCCTCGCGGACGACCTGGGGTGGGCGGATCTCTCCTCGTACGGCGCCCCGCACATCTCCACGCCGAACATCGACAGGCTCGCCCGCGAAGGGGTCCGTTTCACGGACAACTACGCGGCCTCCTCCAGCTGTTCGCCGACCCGCTTCGGGCTCTACACGGGCCAGTTCCCCGGCCGTACGCCGGGCGGTCTCGCCGAGCCGATCGGCCGTCGCGGCACGGTGGGCCTGGAGCCGGGCAGGCCCACGCTGGCCACACAGCTGAAGGCGGCCGGATACCGCACGGCGATGTTCGGCAAGTGGCACTGCGGCTATCTGCCCGACTACAGCCCCACCCGCTCGGGCTGGGAGACCTTCTTCGGGAACATGGGCGGTGCGCTCGACTACTTCTCCAAGCGCGGCCTGGACGGCAAGCACGATCTGTACGAGGGCGAGACCCCGTACAAGGACCTGCGGTACTACACGACCGTCCTGACCGAGCGCGCGGTCGACTGGATCGGCGCCCGCAAGGACGAGAGCCGCCCCTGGCTGCTGAACCTCAACTACACGACCCCGCACTGGCCTTGGGAGACGGAGGACGACGCGGCGCTGAGCGCGCGGCTCGACGCCGAGTTCGATGCGGGGAGGAACGAGGTGCTCACCACGCGCGACACGGGCTCGGTCGAGACGTACGCGAAGATGGTCGAGTCCCTGGACCGGGCGGTCGGCAAGGTCCTAGCGGCGCTGCGCGCGAGCGGCGCCGAGCGCAACACCCTCGTGCTGTTCACCAGCGACAACGGCGGTGAGGCGTACAGCTACCGGTGGCCGCTGAACGGCGGCAAGCACCAGCTCCAGGAGGGCGGGCTGCGGGTGCCGGCCGTGCTGCGCTGGCCGGAGCGGGTCGACAGCGGGCAGGTCAGCCACGAACCGGTGGTGACCATGGACTGGACGGCCACGTTCATCGATGTCGCCGGGGCGCGCGAGCCTGCCTCGCATCCGCTGGACGGCGACAGTCTGGCGGGCTGGCTCCTGCGCGGCGAGAAGCTGGGCGACCGCCCGCTGTTCTGGCGCACGGAGCACGAGCGCGCCCTGCGCGAGGGACGCTGGAAGTACTACCGGGGTCCAGGCGGCCGCGACAAGCTCTTCGACCTGACGTCGGACGTACGCGAGATCGCGGACAAGGCGGCGGACGAACCGGACCGGGTCACGGCGATGCGGCGCAGCTGGGAGAAGACGGCGGCGACGCTCCTGCCGTACACCCCGGGTGCGGTGCACGGCGTTCCGCGCCTCTGACAGACTCCCGCCATGATCTTCCGTACCGCCACCCACCAGGACCTGCCCGCGGTCGTCGCCCTGATCACCGACGGCGCGGAGGCCGTGGACACGGCGTACGAAGCCGCCTTCGCCGCCATCGAGAGCGACCCGCGCAACGAGATGCTGGTCCTGGCCGACGAGGACGGCACGGTCCTGGGCTGCCTCCAGGCGACGTACATCCCCGGCCTGGGAAAGCACGGCACCGAACGCGCCCTGTTCGAGGCCGTACGCGTCCGGGCCGACCGCCGCGGGCACGGTCTGGGCGGCACCCTCATGCGGGAGGCGATCGACCGTGCCCGGGCGCGTGGCTGCGCGCTGGTCCAGCTGACCAGCAACAAGGAGCGCACCGAAGCGCACCGCTTCTACGCGCAGTTGGGCTTCGCGCGCAGCCACGACGGATTCAAGCTGAGCCTCTGACCCCTCAGAGCAGGTGCCCGCCGCCGTCCACCAGCAGCACCTCGCCGGTGATGTACGCCGCCCGCGCCAGATCGTGGACCGCCTCGGCGACGTCCTCGGCCCGTCCCACGCGCCGCATCGGAACGGCCGCCGCCACATGGGCCTTCGACTCCTCCGCGCCCTCGACCCCGTCGAACCACGGGGTGTCGATGAAGCCCGGGGCGACCGCGTTGACGCGGATCTCGGGGCCCAGCGTCTTGGCGAGGAGCAGGGTCATGTGGTTCACCGCCGCCTTGCTCACCGCGTACGGGATCGAGCTGCCGCCCGGGCGCACGCCCGCCTGCGAGGAGATGGTGACGACGGCCCCTGACCCGCTCGCCCGCAGGTGCGGGACGGCCGCGGTGATGGTCTGCCAGACGCCGATGACATTGACGTCGAAGATGTCGCGCCACACGTCGGGTGACGCCGCCGCGAGGTCGTCGTGCGGGATGAAGCGGGTCGTGCCCGCGCAGTTGACCAGCACGTCGAGCCGTCCGTACGCGGCGACCGCCTCCTCGACGAGCCGCTCCGCCTCCGCCTGGTCCGCGATGTCCGCCTGCACATAGACGGCGTCCGGCAGCTCCGCGGCCAGCTTGCGGCCCGCGTCGACGGAGTGCGCGGAGTTGACGACGATCCTCATCCCGGCCGCGGCCAGCCGCCGCGCCACCGCCTCGCCGATGCCCGAAGACGACCCTGTGACCAGAGCAACGCTTTGCTCGCTCATGCGCTCTTCCCTCCCAGTAAGCCTGTCGGGCCCGCCGTAGATCATTCCAGACGGCAGACTGCCCCCGGCAGTCGCAGGGTGCGGAGAAGCGGAGCAGCGCATGGAACGGGCGGCATGGAGTCGCAGGGTCTTCCTCGGGGCGGTCGCCGCCGCAGGTGCCGCGGGATGCAGTACGGAAGGGACGGGCGGCGCCGGCCAGAGCGCTTCGGGGCATCCGGTCTCGCCCGCCGCGAAGGCGTCGGGCCTGGAGAACGACCGGAGCGGTGACGCGGACTGGCGGCTCAAGGGGCGCGGCGGGCAGCGCGAGATCGAGGGGTACGCGGACCGGGTGAGCGTGGCCCGGGGCGAGCCGTTCCGGCTGCATGTGCACACGACCGCGAAGACGTTCCGGGCCGAGGCGTTCCGGATGGGCTGGTACGGGGGTGCG
The sequence above is drawn from the Streptomyces sp. NBC_01465 genome and encodes:
- a CDS encoding GNAT family N-acetyltransferase is translated as MIFRTATHQDLPAVVALITDGAEAVDTAYEAAFAAIESDPRNEMLVLADEDGTVLGCLQATYIPGLGKHGTERALFEAVRVRADRRGHGLGGTLMREAIDRARARGCALVQLTSNKERTEAHRFYAQLGFARSHDGFKLSL
- a CDS encoding sulfatase family protein; protein product: MTGNGISRRALGGAVGAAGLGLGVAAVAAYGGEKKPAPANEKPFSAKPAAVTDRPNILMILADDLGWADLSSYGAPHISTPNIDRLAREGVRFTDNYAASSSCSPTRFGLYTGQFPGRTPGGLAEPIGRRGTVGLEPGRPTLATQLKAAGYRTAMFGKWHCGYLPDYSPTRSGWETFFGNMGGALDYFSKRGLDGKHDLYEGETPYKDLRYYTTVLTERAVDWIGARKDESRPWLLNLNYTTPHWPWETEDDAALSARLDAEFDAGRNEVLTTRDTGSVETYAKMVESLDRAVGKVLAALRASGAERNTLVLFTSDNGGEAYSYRWPLNGGKHQLQEGGLRVPAVLRWPERVDSGQVSHEPVVTMDWTATFIDVAGAREPASHPLDGDSLAGWLLRGEKLGDRPLFWRTEHERALREGRWKYYRGPGGRDKLFDLTSDVREIADKAADEPDRVTAMRRSWEKTAATLLPYTPGAVHGVPRL
- a CDS encoding SDR family NAD(P)-dependent oxidoreductase; translation: MSEQSVALVTGSSSGIGEAVARRLAAAGMRIVVNSAHSVDAGRKLAAELPDAVYVQADIADQAEAERLVEEAVAAYGRLDVLVNCAGTTRFIPHDDLAAASPDVWRDIFDVNVIGVWQTITAAVPHLRASGSGAVVTISSQAGVRPGGSSIPYAVSKAAVNHMTLLLAKTLGPEIRVNAVAPGFIDTPWFDGVEGAEESKAHVAAAVPMRRVGRAEDVAEAVHDLARAAYITGEVLLVDGGGHLL